A window of the Thalassospira indica genome harbors these coding sequences:
- a CDS encoding HsdM family class I SAM-dependent methyltransferase: MTSTLTPEWKDRLGLIYRRSPELYESADAVSDVPHAPAIRAALTEMGVSAIFCVQGVPTVAIVEADHYDRAAILDLHGTLWNQGLASLLLVIAEDTLRAFSLARTPLSDPGDAFEARCLIDSLSLTTEALRFQNLIYGAESGRLWKDYSEYFPPKERIDQVLLDNLNASHSLLQKAGLAADAAQALLIQAMFIAYLEDREIVTPAYFATVSDKRAESFSALLETGDVDLFRSFFRTLHADFNGDLFVAPCSFEPMGEAPEVTSAHLMILARFRSGREEMAHSGQQRFWGYDFRYIPIELVSAVYDRFLGEREAERRANGAYYTPMFLADTIVSQAWEMLPDVIRTTGNFLDPACGSGVFLVRSFQRLCEHWRAKHKTQTISWKTLLSLLSQIHGWDLNGGAVRVAVFSLYVALLEEVSPRDIRKLITWGKLLPELWGKTLVCRDFFEVSPDSAQYEVIIGNPPWTSRRGPARSSVQWSKKAGHPMPGGEDAWAFSWKALSHLADRGLIAFLLPAMGFLHNHAQNTVEARDMFFRKSQVRRIINFADLRFQLFEKAHRPAALIIYGSPNPDSFPYRFDYWAPKADLNLRIKRVITLSSADKVALGVGAVLENPLIFKQRLWMREPDAKLFGYLARLPKLGAFVSDYGSLSRRREEPGDRWVIGQGYQPYNENSESDAPPLASEYVGRLPDLPIAAYSRLAQAAEGLQPAGASTVRRRGFEAGFDGARILIPRGVETSQNRLRAAYCDQPLTFQHIFQAIVVPDGQSDRAKVLTAILNSRIAVWYAFHGTASFGSDRPEVQQADLLRLPFPSPDDVPDRAIAAQAALELVAIVDDARERSNDPFSMQVDDGAILREIDRLAYQYFCLSDDEIALIDDAVEAILPALQPHEGHYPKLWGAPDELQRAQYARMLAASLTDWFKGKKIDARLVARGADLAILRLRLGGHEDYVEDAVGGIGDVLEQLSAHIHRPLDGNFQLMPDLRVFVGDCLYLIKPMQMRFWLCSTALADADGIALDLQQAAAVPRPRGAD; this comes from the coding sequence ATGACCTCCACATTGACGCCGGAGTGGAAAGATCGCTTGGGGCTCATATATCGGCGCTCACCTGAACTCTACGAGTCAGCCGACGCCGTTAGCGACGTGCCGCATGCGCCTGCTATCCGGGCAGCTCTCACTGAAATGGGCGTATCAGCTATCTTCTGCGTCCAGGGCGTCCCAACTGTAGCGATCGTGGAAGCCGATCACTATGACCGTGCCGCAATACTCGACCTTCACGGCACACTGTGGAATCAGGGCTTGGCGAGCCTGTTGCTGGTAATCGCCGAAGATACGCTTAGAGCGTTTTCGCTCGCTCGCACTCCGCTTAGCGATCCAGGCGATGCGTTCGAGGCGCGCTGCCTTATCGATAGCCTAAGCCTGACGACCGAAGCCCTGAGGTTTCAAAATCTCATCTATGGCGCGGAATCTGGACGTCTCTGGAAGGACTACAGCGAGTATTTCCCGCCAAAGGAACGCATCGATCAGGTTCTCCTTGATAATCTGAATGCGTCTCACAGCCTCTTGCAGAAAGCCGGGCTTGCCGCTGATGCGGCGCAAGCCTTGCTCATACAGGCAATGTTTATCGCCTATCTTGAAGACCGGGAGATCGTAACGCCCGCCTATTTTGCGACCGTCTCCGACAAGAGAGCCGAGAGTTTCTCGGCGCTGCTTGAAACGGGCGATGTTGATCTCTTCCGGTCCTTCTTCAGAACGCTCCATGCGGATTTCAACGGCGATCTGTTTGTCGCGCCGTGCTCATTTGAGCCCATGGGCGAGGCACCCGAAGTTACGTCCGCCCATCTGATGATCTTGGCGCGGTTTCGGTCGGGCCGCGAGGAAATGGCGCATTCAGGCCAACAGCGGTTCTGGGGCTATGACTTCCGCTATATCCCGATAGAACTGGTCAGCGCTGTCTATGATCGCTTTCTAGGTGAGCGCGAGGCTGAACGACGCGCCAACGGCGCCTACTACACGCCCATGTTCCTCGCTGATACCATCGTTTCTCAAGCGTGGGAGATGTTGCCGGATGTGATACGGACGACCGGAAACTTTCTAGACCCCGCCTGCGGTTCAGGCGTTTTCCTCGTCCGCTCGTTCCAGCGGCTGTGTGAGCACTGGCGGGCCAAGCACAAGACGCAGACGATTTCCTGGAAGACGCTGCTGTCCTTGCTGAGCCAAATCCATGGCTGGGATTTGAACGGCGGTGCCGTTCGGGTCGCGGTATTCTCGCTCTACGTCGCCCTCCTTGAGGAGGTGTCGCCACGCGACATCCGTAAGCTCATCACCTGGGGAAAACTCCTCCCGGAACTCTGGGGCAAGACGCTTGTCTGCCGCGACTTTTTCGAAGTGTCGCCGGATAGCGCCCAGTATGAGGTCATCATCGGCAACCCGCCATGGACCAGTCGACGCGGTCCGGCACGTTCGTCTGTGCAGTGGAGCAAGAAGGCAGGGCATCCGATGCCCGGTGGCGAGGACGCTTGGGCATTCAGCTGGAAAGCACTATCGCATCTCGCCGACCGCGGACTGATCGCGTTCCTGTTGCCAGCGATGGGATTTTTGCACAACCACGCCCAAAACACGGTTGAAGCCCGCGACATGTTCTTCCGTAAATCTCAGGTCCGCCGCATCATCAACTTCGCGGATCTCCGATTTCAGCTTTTCGAGAAGGCCCATCGCCCTGCTGCTCTGATCATCTACGGTAGCCCGAACCCAGATAGTTTCCCATATCGTTTCGATTACTGGGCACCAAAGGCCGACCTTAATCTGCGTATCAAGCGTGTCATCACGCTGAGCAGCGCTGACAAGGTTGCACTGGGTGTGGGTGCGGTCTTGGAGAATCCGCTCATCTTCAAGCAGCGCCTTTGGATGCGCGAGCCAGACGCCAAGCTCTTCGGCTACCTCGCGAGGCTACCCAAACTAGGAGCTTTCGTCAGCGATTACGGCAGCCTGAGCCGTCGCCGCGAAGAGCCGGGCGATCGCTGGGTGATCGGGCAAGGGTATCAACCTTACAATGAGAACAGCGAAAGCGACGCGCCTCCGCTCGCCAGCGAGTACGTCGGCCGACTGCCCGACCTGCCAATTGCAGCCTATTCACGTTTGGCTCAGGCGGCAGAAGGCTTGCAGCCGGCCGGGGCATCGACGGTTCGTCGGCGCGGATTCGAGGCTGGATTCGATGGCGCTCGCATCCTTATCCCGAGGGGGGTCGAAACGTCGCAAAACCGTCTTCGGGCCGCTTATTGCGATCAGCCGCTGACCTTCCAGCATATCTTCCAAGCGATCGTTGTGCCAGACGGCCAGAGCGACCGTGCGAAGGTCCTAACGGCAATACTCAATAGTCGCATTGCGGTCTGGTACGCCTTTCATGGCACCGCTTCGTTCGGTTCGGATCGACCCGAGGTCCAGCAGGCTGATCTGCTGCGTTTGCCTTTTCCATCGCCCGACGATGTCCCTGATCGAGCCATCGCCGCTCAAGCTGCTCTTGAGCTGGTTGCGATTGTGGATGACGCACGCGAACGCTCCAACGACCCCTTCTCGATGCAGGTCGACGACGGTGCGATTCTTCGGGAAATTGACCGCCTGGCGTACCAGTATTTTTGCCTGTCAGATGATGAAATCGCGCTGATCGACGATGCTGTCGAGGCGATCCTGCCGGCGCTCCAACCCCATGAGGGTCACTATCCGAAGTTGTGGGGGGCACCAGACGAACTACAACGGGCGCAATATGCGAGAATGTTGGCGGCTAGCCTTACGGACTGGTTCAAAGGCAAGAAAATTGATGCTCGCCTGGTCGCGCGCGGAGCGGACCTCGCGATACTTCGATTGCGTCTGGGAGGGCATGAAGACTATGTTGAGGATGCAGTCGGGGGGATTGGAGACGTTCTCGAGCAACTGTCAGCGCACATTCACAGGCCACTTGATGGCAATTTTCAACTGATGCCAGACCTCCGAGTTTTTGTCGGTGACTGCCTTTACCTTATCAAACCGATGCAGATGCGCTTCTGGCTATGCTCCACAGCACTCGCTGATGCAGACGGAATAGCGCTCGATCTCCAGCAAGCAGCCGCCGTACCACGACCGCGGGGTGCTGATTGA
- a CDS encoding nucleotidyl transferase AbiEii/AbiGii toxin family protein yields the protein MEKYTRSTGYQSPKHSCPRGTGREVIMRERYVEQVRLLMRLLPVIAREEVFALKGGSAINLFYRDLPRLSVDIDLTYLPIEDRATSLANIDQALDRIIAAASRDNRDVQFQRIAGGGNVETRIMATRGTTNVKIETSPVMRGTVLPPVLHRVSDTVEEAFGFAEMHVLSFEDLYAGKLHAALDRQHPRDLFDVKLLYENEGLTDYLLRVFLVYVSTSGRPPHELLDPALVPIKELHDQEFAGMTRDEVDPVDLENVRSRLIADIQNALTGDFAQFLLSLHGGEPGFNLIGLPAAEQLPAVQWKLLNLRRLKDENPAKHAELRERLEELLS from the coding sequence ATGGAAAAATACACCCGATCTACCGGATATCAGTCCCCGAAGCATTCATGCCCTCGGGGCACGGGGAGGGAGGTCATAATGCGTGAGCGCTATGTCGAACAGGTCCGGCTGCTGATGCGCCTTCTGCCGGTGATTGCGCGAGAGGAGGTCTTTGCGCTGAAAGGCGGTTCGGCGATCAATCTTTTCTACCGAGATTTGCCTCGCCTGTCTGTTGATATCGACCTTACCTATTTGCCGATTGAAGATCGGGCAACGTCCCTTGCAAATATTGATCAGGCACTGGACCGGATCATTGCAGCGGCAAGCCGAGATAACAGGGATGTACAGTTTCAGCGGATCGCCGGTGGCGGAAATGTCGAAACCCGGATCATGGCTACACGCGGAACGACCAATGTGAAGATCGAGACGTCTCCGGTCATGCGCGGTACGGTTCTACCGCCTGTATTGCACAGGGTATCCGATACCGTGGAAGAAGCTTTCGGGTTTGCCGAGATGCATGTCCTTTCATTTGAGGACCTGTATGCCGGGAAGCTGCATGCTGCTCTTGATCGTCAGCACCCGCGGGACCTGTTTGACGTCAAGCTGCTATATGAAAATGAAGGGCTGACTGACTATCTGCTGCGGGTTTTCCTTGTCTATGTCAGCACATCGGGACGACCCCCGCATGAATTACTGGACCCGGCACTTGTTCCGATCAAGGAACTACATGATCAGGAATTCGCAGGGATGACGCGAGACGAGGTTGATCCTGTCGATCTGGAAAACGTGCGGTCGCGTTTGATTGCCGATATCCAAAATGCCCTCACAGGGGATTTTGCCCAATTCCTGTTGTCTCTGCATGGTGGAGAGCCGGGTTTTAATTTGATAGGTTTGCCTGCAGCAGAACAGCTTCCGGCGGTTCAATGGAAGCTTCTTAATCTGCGGCGTCTTAAGGATGAGAACCCAGCCAAGCATGCGGAATTGCGGGAAAGGTTGGAAGAGTTGCTTTCCTGA